In one Aeromicrobium wangtongii genomic region, the following are encoded:
- a CDS encoding DUF2505 domain-containing protein, producing MKLTEKFSYTGAGVEDVYGLLVDQAFRTESCAKQGSTDYEVTVTDNGEGATVTITRTQPADMPDFVKKLTGSTVKVKQTEVWSGPDADGSRTADVKVSIIGQPAEMVGVAKLFAEGDGTEFTVNGDVKVSIPFIGKKIEPEVAKAIRSSLREEVEYGMTKL from the coding sequence ATGAAGCTCACCGAGAAGTTCTCCTACACGGGTGCTGGCGTCGAGGACGTGTACGGCCTGCTCGTCGACCAGGCGTTCCGCACCGAGTCGTGCGCCAAGCAGGGATCGACGGACTACGAGGTGACGGTGACGGACAACGGCGAGGGCGCGACGGTCACGATCACCCGCACGCAGCCGGCCGACATGCCCGACTTCGTCAAGAAGCTCACCGGCAGCACCGTCAAGGTCAAGCAGACCGAGGTCTGGAGCGGTCCCGATGCCGACGGCAGCCGCACTGCCGACGTCAAGGTCAGCATCATCGGCCAGCCCGCCGAGATGGTCGGCGTCGCCAAGCTGTTCGCCGAGGGCGACGGCACGGAGTTCACGGTGAATGGGGACGTCAAGGTGTCGATCCCGTTCATCGGCAAGAAGATCGAGCCCGAGGTCGCCAAGGCCATCCGGTCCTCGCTGCGCGAAGAGGTCGAGTACGGGATGACCAAGCTCTAG
- a CDS encoding helix-turn-helix domain-containing protein, with protein sequence MPPSSPRFLTLADVAEVLNVTVRQVYALVRSGELRGIQIGGRGQWRIENDQLEDYIARQYARADHDTRELDVTSGDGDITSDR encoded by the coding sequence ATGCCCCCATCCAGCCCGCGGTTCCTCACGCTGGCGGACGTCGCGGAGGTGCTCAACGTGACCGTGCGGCAGGTGTACGCCCTCGTGCGGTCCGGCGAGCTGCGCGGGATCCAGATCGGCGGCCGTGGCCAGTGGCGCATCGAGAACGACCAGCTGGAGGACTACATCGCGCGGCAGTACGCGCGCGCCGACCACGACACGCGCGAGCTGGACGTGACGTCCGGCGACGGCGACATCACGTCCGACCGCTGA
- a CDS encoding NAD-dependent epimerase/dehydratase family protein, whose protein sequence is MTERPTTQPTVVVTGANGFVGSRVCAALAERGAAVRAVVRRPGTAPTLPGVEERVGDFADPAFASTVLAGADAAVTTVYPMTSDDRQTQLDVAVKGTTEFARAAVGAGVERLVHISTTAVYDRSPGTGDVDEDAALVPDEAGDYAVVKRDTDIALAGVDGITRVLVRPPAILGAGGSSVWNTQRPAAVRDAASAPHAVADQSFAWVHVDDLSSIVADLAVGRVAAAADVTDGPVDGGCTPVNVAAGPATARDYWSVVAGALGMEPVWEDKPAWTGRIVTDRAAGWGWTPRVDLAQALAELEAGLR, encoded by the coding sequence ATGACTGAGCGGCCCACCACCCAGCCCACTGTCGTCGTGACGGGAGCCAATGGCTTCGTCGGTTCCCGGGTCTGCGCGGCCCTGGCCGAGCGGGGCGCCGCGGTGCGGGCCGTGGTGCGGCGCCCGGGCACGGCACCGACGCTGCCCGGGGTCGAGGAACGGGTCGGCGACTTCGCCGACCCGGCCTTTGCCTCCACCGTGCTGGCCGGCGCTGACGCGGCCGTCACGACGGTGTATCCGATGACCAGCGACGACCGGCAGACCCAGCTGGACGTCGCGGTGAAGGGCACCACCGAGTTCGCGCGTGCGGCGGTCGGTGCCGGCGTGGAGCGCCTGGTGCACATCTCGACGACCGCCGTCTACGACCGCTCACCGGGGACGGGCGACGTCGACGAGGATGCGGCCTTGGTGCCCGACGAGGCCGGCGACTACGCGGTCGTCAAGCGCGACACCGACATCGCCCTGGCCGGTGTCGACGGCATCACGCGGGTGCTGGTGCGTCCGCCGGCGATCCTCGGCGCGGGAGGGTCCTCGGTCTGGAACACACAACGTCCGGCCGCCGTGCGTGATGCCGCCTCCGCGCCCCACGCGGTCGCTGACCAGAGCTTCGCGTGGGTCCACGTGGACGACCTGTCCTCGATCGTCGCCGATCTCGCGGTGGGACGCGTCGCGGCGGCCGCCGATGTGACGGACGGCCCGGTCGATGGTGGCTGCACGCCCGTCAACGTGGCGGCCGGCCCGGCGACGGCTCGCGACTACTGGAGCGTCGTCGCGGGCGCGCTGGGCATGGAGCCGGTCTGGGAGGACAAGCCGGCCTGGACCGGCAGGATCGTGACGGATCGGGCAGCCGGCTGGGGGTGGACCCCGCGGGTCGACCTGGCCCAGGCGCTCGCCGAGCTCGAGGCCGGACTTCGATAG
- a CDS encoding PspA/IM30 family protein: MAQKQSILGRIGQLTRANINSLLDKAEDPEKMLDQLVRDYTNSIAEAQDAVAQTIGNLRLAEADHAEDVAAVKEWGTKAIKASQKADQLRAAGQPAEADKFDALAKVALSKQIGFENEAKAAAPQIAAQNDTVEQLKAGLINMQGKLEELRGKRDQLVARAKTAEAQAKVHDAVSSINVLDPTSELSRFEEKVRRDEARVAGQAELASSSLDAQFAELEGDTTQTEVEARLSELKALAAGEQTTE, translated from the coding sequence ATGGCTCAGAAACAGTCCATCCTCGGGCGCATCGGGCAGCTGACCCGCGCCAACATCAACTCGCTTCTGGACAAGGCCGAGGATCCCGAGAAGATGCTCGACCAGCTCGTGCGCGACTACACGAACTCGATCGCCGAGGCCCAGGACGCAGTTGCCCAGACGATCGGCAACCTGCGGCTGGCCGAGGCCGATCACGCCGAGGACGTCGCCGCGGTCAAGGAGTGGGGCACCAAGGCGATCAAGGCGTCCCAGAAGGCCGATCAGCTGCGGGCGGCCGGGCAGCCCGCCGAGGCCGACAAGTTCGACGCCCTCGCGAAGGTCGCGCTCAGCAAGCAGATCGGCTTCGAGAACGAGGCGAAGGCCGCCGCACCGCAGATCGCCGCCCAGAACGACACGGTCGAGCAGCTCAAGGCCGGGCTGATCAACATGCAGGGCAAGCTCGAGGAGCTCAGGGGCAAGCGCGACCAGCTGGTGGCGCGGGCCAAGACCGCCGAGGCGCAGGCCAAGGTGCACGACGCGGTGTCCTCGATCAACGTCCTCGACCCCACCAGCGAGCTGTCCCGTTTCGAGGAGAAGGTGCGCCGCGACGAGGCCCGGGTCGCCGGCCAGGCCGAGCTCGCATCGTCCAGCCTGGACGCGCAGTTCGCCGAGCTCGAGGGCGACACGACCCAGACGGAGGTCGAGGCCCGGCTCTCCGAGCTCAAGGCCCTCGCCGCCGGCGAGCAGACCACCGAATGA
- a CDS encoding AAA family ATPase, protein MTMDVMLAAGGAAWEQAAIGELESSTSLRLVRRCVDVADLLAVAHTGQANAAIVSADLPGLDVDAVAQLGRSGVVVAAVGADPERCAALGIRRSLHIGQLGDIAHDVLVPAGPQARRAPVVAVWGPAGAPGRSTVALALASAAAARRIDTILVDADTYGGAQGQLLSVLDDVSGLVAACRAANQGRPGEVVDHLLEVDPGLRLLTGLPRADMWPQVRAGAFETVLDRMCGEAELVVVDIASPLEPGTGTGADRNQTALQVVAAADLVVVVGRPDPVGLARLVRGVQDLSAIDPGGRHVIAINMMRPSLGWREREVRATVARLTGDEPVVHLPFDQSGLDLAAVKGRAPREAAPSSPFVARIEVLLGHVLSVVVPPRAVTGPAA, encoded by the coding sequence GTGACCATGGACGTCATGCTCGCCGCCGGTGGCGCCGCGTGGGAGCAGGCCGCCATCGGCGAGCTCGAGTCGTCGACGTCGCTGCGACTCGTGCGGCGCTGTGTCGACGTCGCCGATCTCCTGGCGGTCGCGCACACCGGGCAGGCGAACGCGGCGATCGTGTCGGCCGACCTGCCGGGGCTCGACGTCGACGCAGTGGCCCAGCTGGGTCGCTCAGGTGTCGTCGTGGCCGCCGTCGGCGCAGACCCGGAGCGTTGCGCGGCGCTGGGCATCCGGCGCAGCCTGCACATCGGTCAGCTCGGTGACATCGCCCACGACGTGCTGGTCCCGGCCGGCCCACAGGCGCGTCGGGCCCCCGTGGTCGCGGTGTGGGGCCCGGCCGGGGCCCCGGGCCGCAGCACCGTGGCCCTCGCGCTGGCCTCCGCGGCCGCCGCCCGCCGGATCGACACGATCCTGGTCGACGCCGACACCTACGGCGGCGCGCAGGGCCAGCTGTTGAGCGTGCTCGACGACGTCAGCGGATTGGTCGCCGCGTGCCGGGCGGCGAACCAGGGCCGTCCCGGCGAGGTCGTCGACCACCTCCTGGAGGTCGACCCGGGCCTGCGGCTGCTGACCGGTCTGCCACGGGCGGACATGTGGCCACAGGTGCGCGCCGGTGCCTTCGAGACGGTGCTGGACCGGATGTGCGGTGAGGCCGAGCTGGTCGTCGTCGACATCGCCTCGCCGTTGGAGCCCGGCACCGGCACCGGTGCAGATCGCAACCAGACAGCCCTGCAGGTCGTGGCTGCCGCCGACCTGGTCGTCGTGGTGGGTCGTCCCGATCCGGTGGGCCTGGCCCGTCTGGTCCGGGGCGTCCAGGACCTGTCGGCGATCGACCCCGGTGGCCGGCACGTCATCGCCATCAACATGATGCGCCCGTCGCTGGGGTGGCGGGAGCGGGAGGTGCGGGCGACCGTGGCGCGCCTGACCGGTGACGAGCCGGTCGTGCACCTGCCGTTCGACCAGTCCGGTCTCGACCTGGCCGCGGTCAAGGGTCGCGCCCCACGGGAGGCCGCGCCCTCGTCCCCGTTCGTGGCACGCATCGAGGTGCTCCTGGGCCATGTCCTGTCCGTCGTGGTCCCGCCCCGCGCGGTGACGGGACCCGCGGCTTGA
- a CDS encoding Rv3235 family protein — translation MKTATTLLAPPPHVPFNDAVEPAAGQIALPFPGMTPVLPAPVERGDARPIRERSARFMQALVEVLSGERPVRQLAAWMAPDVYAQLTSRLSAHARVPLRARSGRGARIVSVHVAMVHDEAAEIAGRMVHRGRSRAIAVRLELQETHRGDKVWRCTALVWA, via the coding sequence ATGAAGACCGCCACCACCCTGCTCGCGCCGCCGCCCCACGTGCCGTTCAACGATGCCGTCGAGCCGGCCGCGGGGCAGATCGCGTTGCCGTTCCCGGGGATGACGCCGGTGCTGCCGGCCCCTGTGGAGCGCGGCGACGCCCGGCCGATCAGGGAGCGGTCGGCCCGGTTCATGCAGGCGCTGGTCGAGGTGCTGTCCGGTGAGCGCCCGGTGCGCCAGCTCGCGGCGTGGATGGCCCCTGACGTCTACGCCCAGCTGACGAGTCGCCTGTCGGCCCACGCGCGGGTGCCGCTGCGGGCCCGGTCGGGCCGCGGTGCACGCATCGTCTCGGTACACGTCGCGATGGTGCACGACGAGGCTGCCGAGATCGCCGGCCGCATGGTGCACCGCGGACGGTCGCGGGCGATCGCGGTCAGGCTGGAGCTCCAGGAGACCCACCGCGGCGACAAGGTGTGGCGCTGCACGGCCCTGGTGTGGGCCTAG
- a CDS encoding glycosyltransferase family 39 protein, translating into MTSTTTPAPARAGATHRPATARPSRLRRLWRGRDEDSPLVRPALLALLLATALLYLWGLGASGWANSFYSAAVQAASESWKAFFFGSSDAANSITVDKTPLALWPMALSARIFGLSSWSMLVPQALMGVASVGLLYATVRRTTHHAWAGLLAGLVLAVTPVAALMFRFNNPDALLTLLLIGAVYATIRAIESPQRAVRWLVLGGALVGLAFLAKMLQAFLVLPPLALVYLVAAQVRIGTRIKHLLIAFGSMIVAGGWWLAIVELWPASSRPYIGGSQNNSILELTLGYNGFGRLNGDEVGAVGGGNGGGGWGETGLFRLFNSEIGGQIAWLLPAAVVLLVLGLWFTRRAPRTDLQRAGLVVWGGWLLTTALTFSFMAGIFHAYYTVALAPAIAALVGIGVAVLWERRTAPEAMIAMAFVIAMTSAMSFALLDRTSGFVPWLKYAVIVLGVASAVLIVLHTLLPRGARIAVVGTALGAIIAGPAAYAIDTAATPHTGSIPSAGPSTGRGPGGGPGGGMTPPGQPTQGQQAPGGQAPGGQPGGQPGGSPGGLLNGSQSTEQINALLTADADSYTWVAAAIGSNSASGYQLATGLPVMAIGGFNGSDPSPTLAQFKQYVADGRIHYFIAGDGRGMGPGPGGGTSSQISTWVSENFTAQTVDGVTIYDLSGGIR; encoded by the coding sequence ATGACCTCGACGACGACTCCTGCCCCGGCCCGGGCCGGGGCCACCCACCGCCCTGCAACTGCCCGTCCGTCACGCCTCCGCCGCCTGTGGCGCGGCCGCGACGAGGACTCCCCGCTCGTGCGTCCAGCGCTCCTGGCGCTGCTGCTGGCCACGGCCCTGCTGTACCTGTGGGGGCTCGGGGCGTCGGGATGGGCCAACTCGTTCTACTCCGCAGCCGTCCAGGCCGCATCGGAGTCGTGGAAGGCCTTCTTCTTCGGCTCGTCGGACGCCGCGAACTCGATCACGGTCGACAAGACGCCACTGGCCCTGTGGCCCATGGCGTTGTCCGCCCGCATCTTCGGGCTGTCGTCCTGGTCGATGCTCGTCCCGCAGGCGCTGATGGGTGTCGCCTCGGTCGGCCTGCTGTACGCGACCGTCCGGCGCACGACCCACCATGCATGGGCCGGTCTGCTGGCCGGGCTCGTGCTCGCCGTGACCCCGGTCGCCGCGCTGATGTTCCGGTTCAACAATCCCGACGCGCTGCTGACCCTGCTGCTGATCGGCGCGGTGTACGCGACAATCCGGGCCATCGAGTCGCCGCAGCGGGCGGTGCGCTGGCTGGTCCTGGGTGGAGCGCTGGTCGGCCTGGCCTTCCTGGCCAAGATGCTGCAGGCCTTCTTGGTCCTGCCCCCACTGGCGCTGGTGTACCTCGTCGCGGCGCAGGTCCGCATCGGCACCCGGATCAAGCACCTGCTCATCGCCTTCGGCTCCATGATCGTCGCCGGCGGATGGTGGCTCGCGATCGTGGAGCTGTGGCCGGCCTCGAGCCGTCCGTACATCGGCGGATCGCAGAACAACTCGATCCTGGAGCTGACGCTGGGCTACAACGGCTTCGGCCGCCTGAACGGCGACGAGGTCGGCGCGGTCGGTGGCGGCAACGGCGGAGGTGGCTGGGGCGAGACCGGACTGTTCCGCCTGTTCAACTCCGAGATCGGCGGACAGATCGCCTGGCTGCTCCCGGCTGCCGTGGTGCTGCTCGTCCTGGGCCTGTGGTTCACCCGTCGCGCCCCCCGCACCGACCTCCAGCGCGCCGGCCTCGTCGTCTGGGGCGGCTGGCTGCTCACGACCGCTCTGACGTTCAGCTTCATGGCCGGCATCTTCCACGCGTACTACACCGTCGCCCTGGCGCCGGCGATCGCCGCGCTGGTCGGCATCGGCGTCGCGGTGCTGTGGGAGCGGCGCACCGCGCCGGAGGCGATGATCGCGATGGCCTTCGTGATCGCGATGACCAGCGCGATGAGCTTCGCCCTGCTCGACCGGACGTCCGGGTTCGTGCCGTGGCTCAAGTACGCCGTCATCGTGCTCGGGGTCGCCAGCGCAGTCCTGATCGTCCTGCACACCCTGCTCCCGCGCGGGGCGCGCATCGCGGTCGTGGGCACCGCGCTGGGCGCGATCATCGCCGGCCCGGCCGCGTATGCCATCGACACCGCCGCGACCCCGCACACCGGCTCGATCCCGAGCGCCGGGCCCAGCACGGGACGCGGCCCCGGCGGCGGCCCCGGCGGCGGCATGACGCCGCCCGGGCAGCCCACCCAGGGGCAGCAGGCTCCCGGCGGCCAGGCGCCCGGCGGACAGCCCGGCGGCCAGCCCGGCGGCAGCCCTGGCGGCCTGCTGAACGGCTCGCAGTCGACCGAGCAGATCAACGCGCTGCTGACCGCCGATGCCGACTCGTACACGTGGGTCGCCGCGGCGATCGGGTCGAACTCGGCCTCCGGCTACCAGCTCGCGACAGGCCTGCCCGTCATGGCGATCGGCGGCTTCAACGGCTCGGACCCCAGCCCCACGCTGGCCCAGTTCAAGCAGTACGTCGCGGACGGGCGAATCCACTACTTCATCGCCGGTGACGGCCGGGGCATGGGCCCGGGCCCGGGCGGCGGCACGAGCTCGCAGATCTCCACCTGGGTCAGCGAGAACTTCACCGCCCAGACCGTCGACGGCGTCACGATCTACGACCTGTCGGGAGGTATCCGATGA
- a CDS encoding LysM peptidoglycan-binding domain-containing protein produces the protein MRLSRIGWALTAVSAAVVALLAHDAAALVREVRGPSFPDALIAAASLCLLAVAAWSLLAAALVVLGGSSRLLAAVTPTILRRALIAGATGVLVAAPAQAGQLAAPDVPAHSVSGLRLPDRPDATETTVPAAQKRTAAAAETVRVRPGDTLWSIAARSLPHDASPADIAHAMRRWHDTNRDVIGADPDRIFPSQRLTPPSGKDHP, from the coding sequence ATGCGACTCTCCCGCATCGGATGGGCCCTCACCGCGGTCTCGGCAGCCGTCGTCGCCCTGCTGGCCCACGATGCCGCCGCGCTCGTGCGGGAGGTGCGCGGGCCGTCGTTCCCCGACGCGCTGATCGCCGCCGCCTCCTTGTGCCTGCTGGCGGTGGCCGCCTGGTCGCTGCTGGCCGCGGCGCTCGTTGTGCTGGGCGGGTCATCGCGCCTTCTGGCGGCCGTCACGCCGACGATCCTGCGCAGGGCGCTCATCGCTGGCGCGACGGGTGTCCTGGTCGCCGCGCCGGCGCAGGCCGGGCAGCTCGCGGCCCCGGACGTACCCGCTCACTCCGTCAGTGGGTTGCGGCTCCCCGACCGGCCCGACGCCACGGAGACCACGGTGCCGGCGGCGCAGAAGCGTACTGCCGCCGCGGCCGAGACGGTCCGGGTGCGACCGGGCGACACGCTGTGGAGCATCGCCGCCCGCTCCCTGCCCCACGACGCGTCCCCCGCCGACATCGCGCACGCGATGCGGCGCTGGCACGACACCAACCGGGACGTCATCGGTGCCGATCCCGACCGCATCTTCCCCTCGCAGCGACTCACGCCACCCTCCGGGAAGGACCACCCATGA
- a CDS encoding bifunctional glycosyltransferase family 2/GtrA family protein has protein sequence MTTTVVAPRAKHAPSRPPALDIVIPVYNEEKALVSSVQTVRSHLHTLPFEHRITIADNASTDRTRQLAQQLADRFDDVRVVCLDQKGRGRALKRAWSQSDAEVLVYMDVDLSTDLNALLPLVAPLLSGHSDLAIGSRLARTSRTVRGPRREVISRAYNLLLHGTLRARFSDAQCGFKAIRRDVAQQLLPLIQDDEWFFDTELLVVAERAGLRIHEVPVDWVDDPDSRVDIVRTAAADLRGMGRLGWALLRGRIPLTDVAQALGRASSAGAGGRLGGQMIVFAVIGALSTAAYGVLYVALRTVMGAFAANALALALTAVVNTAANRRFTFGLRGPENHLRQQLQGLLVFAAGLAVTSGTLWLMRAVGGGGHPLVEVAVLTAANLLVTVMRFVAMRMWIFRRPAAGSSGRS, from the coding sequence ATGACGACCACCGTCGTGGCCCCGCGGGCCAAGCATGCTCCGAGCCGTCCACCGGCCCTGGACATCGTCATCCCCGTCTACAACGAGGAGAAGGCGCTGGTCTCATCGGTCCAGACCGTGCGCAGCCACCTGCATACGCTGCCGTTCGAGCACCGCATCACGATCGCCGACAACGCCAGCACCGACCGCACGCGGCAGCTGGCCCAGCAGCTGGCCGACCGCTTCGACGACGTCCGCGTCGTGTGCCTGGACCAGAAGGGACGCGGGCGGGCGCTGAAGCGGGCGTGGTCCCAGTCCGACGCCGAGGTGCTGGTCTACATGGACGTGGACCTGTCGACCGATCTGAACGCGCTGCTGCCGCTGGTCGCGCCGCTGCTGTCGGGGCACTCCGACCTGGCGATCGGCTCCCGGCTGGCCCGCACGTCCCGGACGGTGCGGGGACCGCGCCGCGAGGTGATCTCCCGGGCCTACAACCTGCTGCTGCACGGGACGCTGAGGGCGCGCTTCTCGGACGCGCAGTGTGGTTTCAAGGCCATTCGCCGCGATGTCGCGCAGCAGCTGCTGCCGCTGATCCAGGACGACGAGTGGTTCTTCGACACCGAGCTGCTGGTCGTGGCAGAGCGCGCCGGGCTGCGCATCCACGAGGTGCCGGTCGACTGGGTCGACGACCCCGACAGCCGCGTCGACATCGTCCGCACGGCGGCCGCCGACCTGCGCGGCATGGGCCGCCTCGGCTGGGCGCTGCTGCGCGGCCGCATCCCGCTGACGGACGTCGCCCAGGCGCTCGGCCGGGCATCATCTGCGGGAGCCGGCGGCCGGCTGGGCGGGCAGATGATCGTGTTCGCCGTGATCGGCGCGCTGTCGACCGCCGCCTACGGCGTCCTGTACGTCGCGCTGCGCACCGTCATGGGTGCGTTCGCGGCCAATGCCCTCGCCCTGGCGCTCACCGCGGTCGTCAACACCGCCGCCAACCGCCGGTTCACCTTCGGTCTGCGCGGTCCGGAGAACCACCTGCGGCAGCAGCTGCAGGGGCTGCTGGTCTTCGCCGCGGGGCTGGCCGTGACCAGCGGGACGCTGTGGCTGATGCGGGCCGTCGGCGGCGGCGGGCACCCGCTGGTGGAGGTCGCCGTGCTGACCGCCGCCAACCTGCTCGTGACGGTCATGCGATTCGTCGCGATGCGGATGTGGATCTTTCGTCGTCCCGCCGCAGGTTCGTCGGGACGCTCCTGA
- a CDS encoding WS/DGAT/MGAT family O-acyltransferase: MQRLSPLDAMFLQQDSPTVPRQVASLVIMEAGERPLTYDRLINVINERIDLVPRYRQLPRSVPGAMGTPVWLDDEDYDISLHVRRSALPRPGTVEALHELVGRLIARRLDLDRPLWELYLIEGLSDGRVALLFKAHQALVDGSETVDLAQVLLEETAHDRDIPHEEWNPRPEPHAGELLAATLSRNVRRPGEALRIAEHNLGRLARKLPVIGGDALTPHGVLSTDLSRHRRFASQAVDLDDFRRVREMHGGTVNDVILACIAGGIRGWMLTRAEPVSAKTALRAMVPMSVVAEDGLPTSLGSKVRGHLLSLPVGESNPVVRLHQVSYALKDHRETGSAVAANQLAALPGFATSTFHAVGARVADAEAGRGHQIVITNVPGPQDPLYLAGEALAEVYPCIPLSGRRAVSIGVTSYHSKVFFGIVADRDAVPDVEVLGQCIQDALAELVESVEGRRARAPRGRQRPTRS; encoded by the coding sequence ATGCAACGGTTGAGCCCGCTGGATGCGATGTTCCTTCAGCAGGACAGCCCGACCGTGCCCCGCCAGGTCGCCTCACTCGTGATCATGGAGGCCGGTGAGCGCCCGCTGACCTACGACCGGCTGATCAACGTCATCAACGAGCGCATCGACCTCGTGCCGCGCTACCGCCAGCTGCCGCGCTCGGTCCCCGGAGCGATGGGCACGCCGGTGTGGCTCGATGACGAGGACTACGACATCTCCCTGCACGTGCGCCGCTCGGCGCTGCCCCGCCCGGGCACGGTCGAGGCCCTGCACGAGCTGGTCGGACGGCTGATCGCCCGCCGCCTCGACCTCGACCGCCCCCTGTGGGAGCTGTACCTGATCGAGGGCCTGTCGGACGGGCGCGTCGCGCTGCTGTTCAAGGCCCACCAGGCCCTCGTGGACGGCTCGGAGACCGTCGACCTGGCCCAGGTGCTGCTGGAGGAGACCGCGCACGACCGCGACATCCCCCACGAGGAATGGAATCCGCGCCCCGAGCCGCACGCCGGCGAGCTGCTGGCCGCGACGCTGAGCCGCAACGTCCGCCGGCCCGGTGAGGCGCTGCGCATCGCCGAGCACAACCTCGGCCGGCTGGCCCGCAAGCTGCCCGTCATCGGCGGCGACGCCCTGACCCCGCACGGTGTGCTGTCCACCGACCTGAGCCGGCACCGGCGTTTCGCGTCGCAGGCCGTCGACCTCGACGACTTCCGCCGCGTCCGCGAGATGCATGGCGGCACCGTCAACGACGTGATCCTGGCCTGCATCGCCGGCGGCATCCGCGGCTGGATGCTCACCCGCGCCGAGCCGGTCAGTGCCAAGACGGCGCTGCGGGCGATGGTGCCGATGTCGGTCGTGGCCGAGGACGGCCTGCCGACCTCGCTGGGCTCGAAGGTGCGCGGGCACCTGCTGTCGCTGCCGGTGGGGGAGTCCAATCCGGTCGTCCGGCTGCACCAGGTCTCGTACGCGTTGAAGGACCACCGCGAGACCGGTTCGGCGGTGGCCGCCAATCAGCTCGCCGCCCTGCCCGGCTTCGCCACGTCCACGTTCCACGCGGTCGGCGCCCGGGTCGCCGACGCGGAGGCCGGACGCGGACACCAGATCGTCATCACCAACGTCCCCGGCCCGCAGGACCCGCTCTACCTGGCGGGCGAGGCGCTCGCGGAGGTCTACCCCTGCATCCCGCTGAGCGGCCGGCGCGCCGTCTCGATCGGCGTGACCTCGTACCACAGCAAGGTCTTCTTCGGCATCGTCGCCGACCGGGACGCCGTCCCGGACGTCGAGGTGCTCGGCCAGTGCATCCAGGATGCGTTGGCCGAGCTGGTCGAGTCCGTCGAGGGCCGTCGTGCCCGTGCACCCCGGGGCCGTCAGCGCCCCACGAGGAGTTGA